The Silene latifolia isolate original U9 population chromosome Y, ASM4854445v1, whole genome shotgun sequence sequence ACAGAAATGAATgttgacttctatttataattgtCAACACACTTATTAACAAACTAAATTATTGTAACAAACTTTTTACAGCTTGTGGACTTCATTTGCTGACGTAGATAGTTTGACTAAATAAGGTTCATTACAATATATCTGTCTAGAGTCATAGACGGggttaaatatgcttaaaatgtcTATATTTTTGGGTCCCATCATATAACTTATTAGTTGTCTTATGTAAAATAGGTGAATATTTGACTCGTATATAACTCtaacggatatatccgtttataatgagaatttgtgataataCAATTGCATCTAAGATCCCACTCCCAAATTCAACCTCCATTAAAATCACAACTTCTCcataaaaaaaaatatcaaaaaatGGGAGAAAGAGAAGAAGACACGTACAGTACGGCCACCAACGGCAAACCTAAATACGAAGAACAAGACACGCGTGATCATTTCATTGGTGGAGAAGATGAGAGCTTGTACATCGCCGTTTCAGGTCTTCTGAAGCCGATATTCTTCCCTGATGATAAGAATTCGGCGTCGATATTCCGTCGGGCGAAAGATTCGTATAGAGAGAATCTTCCGAATCTTCGAGATGCTTCTAAGAATTCTGGGAGTAAGCTGGTTAAGTGGGCCCGTAATGGTAGTCCGCTTCGTTTGCTCCTTGTTGTCTCTGTATGTCCTCTTTCGAAGTACTCCTCTACTTTATTACGTGTTCCGATCGTATGTTTACCTTTGTTTTTGGCGGAAAGACTAAAAATGAGTAGCGGATTATTTGTAGATATTGTTAGTGGTTGACCTTTAGATCATAGTGCGAGTGGAAATCGTTTTTAAAATAGAAAGTTAAGTAAATGACCGAGGCACCTGAACTTTGGAATCGGTAAAGATATGATCGGAGTAGATGAGTAAAAGGTAGACTAAAAAGATGGAGTTGGATCATTTGTAGCGATTGTTAATAGATGACTCCTGGAACAAAATGCGAGTGAAGATTTAAAATAATAAGTTATGCATAATATGACAAGACCAATTGAAATAGGTAAAAAAAAAATGATCGGAATAGATGGGAGTAAATGATAGACTAAAAAGAGAGTAGCAGGTTATTTGTAGCTATTGTTAAATGTTAATAGATCAACATGGGAGTGGACGTCGTTTTTGATATAGAAAGTTATATACATGATTCAGAGTTCGATACACCTAAAAATGAACAAGTACAGAAATGATGGAAAAGAtgggagtaaaaaaaaaaaaaaaatcatatgttCACAATAAATTGGCTTGGCGCTCTAATCGTCACCTTATATTTCCCCAGGTTGAATTTACCGAGACTACATTTTTTTTACGACGATTGAACCTGCAGCCGCTACCTTTTAACTAGCTCGAAGTCTATAAGGTATAGTCTCATGCCATAAATAACCCCCACACAGGATCACTGTTGGATGACAGTGCATACTTTCACCCCTCACTAATATACACTGTGAACGCTGATTAATATCTTTACCCTGCCGTGGTCACTCTATCTTGTTGTAGCCGTTTATCATCTTATCTTTACTTTTGATTCTTCTCCTGCAGGTTGGGACAATTACCCTTCTGACCTTGACTGGAATCCTGGTGCTTTTGCTGTTCGTGGCGGCTGCGACTACCAATGCCGTCATCCTATCACTTTTCGTTTCTTTGGCCGCTGCTGGTGGCTGTTTGGCTATTTTCTTTGCTTGTCTGGCAGCAATATACATTGGTGCATTATCACTTGCTGTGTTCGTGATCTCGTCTGTGACAATATCAGCAATTATTACTTCACTAACAGTTACAGGTGACATTCCTGAATTCTCTCTTTCATTATTTACAGGCGGTGATACCATGAATGCTGGCTCAGTTAGTTTACTAATATCTTGAATTCGCTGCATTTGCTTTTAAATTAGAGTCTTAGAACATAAGAAATATCTCAGAGAAGATTGGAGCCGTGCACATGGAAATGTGTTTTTGGGTTATTTCTTACCTAAAGTGGAAATGTAGTGAATAGATTTGGATGTTCCAAATGAATAATGAGGGTATCTAGAACTCCCAATCACGGCTATTGACCCCGCTGTATTAGTTACAGAATTTTGGTCTTGAACTCTTGATTCAGATGCAACTCACTATCAGGATTATTCTTTTCGTTTAGAATGAAACCCTTACAAGGAGAAAAAAAATCGGCAGACTCTATTTCTTGACGTCAAGTTTTGAAAGGCAGCCGTGTAGAATTAATGTTTTGCTGGTTAAGACATTACACTCTTGATGCCAATCTTTTGGCAGAGGATGGTCGAGAAGAAACATAAAAAGGCATGTATTTAAACTTAATATGATACTTTTGGAATAAGAAGAATCTGAAGCGTTTGGTTACTTTGGTatgttgtcattttggattttgtaaGTTTCGAAAATTATTATGCAgaccagcaacaacaacaacaacatcagagtcttaatcccaaaatgatttggggtcggctgacatgaatcatcctttagaatcgTCCATGGGTGGACGCACactcaaaatgcgaaaaaatagaaaagaaaaattgaaaaacaaaaggggagtgaaacatatTTCCTCCACCAATGTAAATATTTCCTTTTTTATCATCTTATCATGTGCCTATtgggcacattttagaaaaacccaAACTATTATAATATTCAATGCTTCTCTTTTATCCTAAAATACCCCTAATCCCTCACAAGCTTTCTCCACCACACACGGACACACATGACCAACCCTCACCAATTACCATCAATCTCTTTCTCACATTCAAACAATCTGCCACCACCTCCGGCCACTAAATAACCCAGAACTACCAGCCACCCCCAACCATATTGACGGCCACTAAATAACCCAACCACCAGCCACCCCCAACCATCTTATACCTAACCACCACTACCACGTGAATCGTGAATCGCCGACAACCCATCTCCTACCCAGATCTGCTTGGGTCGATTTGTCTCGGCTGAATGGACTCGAGTGGTGGTTGTGATAGGTTGGTGTTTGATGTTGGTTTGTTGGGCGAGTGTGGTTCTCCGGTGGAGTGGCGAAGGCAGTCCAACCTTTATGATGGTGTGTGATTATGATGGTGTGCG is a genomic window containing:
- the LOC141633409 gene encoding uncharacterized protein LOC141633409; this encodes MGEREEDTYSTATNGKPKYEEQDTRDHFIGGEDESLYIAVSGLLKPIFFPDDKNSASIFRRAKDSYRENLPNLRDASKNSGSKLVKWARNGSPLRLLLVVSVGTITLLTLTGILVLLLFVAAATTNAVILSLFVSLAAAGGCLAIFFACLAAIYIGALSLAVFVISSVTISAIITSLTVTGWIGFFWILWVTMRKSAGIAKNSVSYTGSALSAWRGQQHHHDRSVI